A section of the Ornithinimicrobium sufpigmenti genome encodes:
- a CDS encoding DUF5063 domain-containing protein: MSEPVEEEGWEQPAAQMHAEVEAYLAALEQVASGAAAETALPLLLLSVGQLCAAGARVGALVDVVPVERFEPDAGPDADLETVREGLHELLGGLDDYCDIEDPVISTQVVPGSLSADLVAVAADLEHGRTHYLAGRVTEAMWWWQFSYLSSWGERAASALRVLLTLLAHVRLDADDEQVMEAELAALHGSA; the protein is encoded by the coding sequence ATGAGCGAGCCCGTCGAGGAGGAGGGCTGGGAGCAGCCGGCCGCCCAGATGCACGCCGAGGTGGAGGCCTACCTCGCCGCGCTGGAGCAGGTGGCCTCCGGTGCGGCCGCCGAGACGGCGCTGCCGCTGCTCCTGCTCTCCGTCGGGCAGCTGTGCGCCGCCGGGGCCCGGGTGGGTGCCCTGGTCGACGTCGTCCCGGTCGAGCGGTTCGAGCCCGACGCCGGCCCCGACGCGGACCTGGAGACGGTCCGGGAAGGCCTGCACGAGCTGCTGGGCGGGCTCGACGACTACTGCGACATCGAGGATCCGGTCATCTCCACCCAGGTCGTGCCCGGCTCGCTGTCGGCCGACCTCGTCGCGGTGGCCGCCGACCTCGAGCACGGCCGCACCCACTACCTCGCCGGTCGGGTCACCGAGGCGATGTGGTGGTGGCAGTTCAGCTATCTGTCCTCGTGGGGGGAACGTGCCGCCTCGGCCCTGCGGGTGCTGCTCACCCTGCTCGCGCACGTCCGGCTGGACGCCGACGACGAGCAGGTCATGGAGGCCGAGCTGGCCGCCCTCCACGGCTCTGCCTAG
- a CDS encoding LuxR C-terminal-related transcriptional regulator, which produces MTDDPRGETGLHGIAFDDFVYRMCVTCIRLGTADRRSLRERGYSDAEIDLGTAELLARGFLEHTEEEDTWGVVPPRESFPQYLEVMEQRTALARASVYELDNQWRRAVGREALATLPDLDVLSSVPEVIERIVEMHRSARRRLWWALDASVVTRELLERAADDERLLALAEGVDVRLVLDTSVLAEPWALDRLERADAHGYAARVGNGVPFGVLVCDDESVLVDISAHDPDGYGSLALRREPARQAVTRLFEAIWALSTPFGLTSRALDARGEGPVAPLDDRDTKVLALLSIGASDKVIARQIGASVRTVERRIRYLMDHLGAATRFQAGVQAVRRGWV; this is translated from the coding sequence ATGACTGACGACCCGCGGGGGGAGACCGGCCTGCACGGCATCGCGTTCGACGACTTCGTCTACCGGATGTGCGTGACCTGCATCCGGCTCGGCACGGCGGACCGCCGCAGCCTGCGCGAGCGCGGCTACTCCGACGCCGAGATCGACCTGGGCACCGCCGAGCTGCTGGCGCGAGGGTTCCTGGAGCACACCGAGGAGGAGGACACCTGGGGCGTGGTCCCGCCGCGGGAGTCCTTCCCGCAGTACCTGGAGGTCATGGAGCAGCGGACAGCGCTGGCCCGGGCCTCGGTCTACGAGCTCGACAACCAGTGGCGGCGCGCCGTCGGTCGGGAGGCGCTGGCCACGCTGCCCGACCTCGACGTGCTCAGCAGCGTCCCGGAGGTGATCGAGCGGATCGTGGAGATGCACCGCTCGGCCCGGAGGCGGCTGTGGTGGGCTCTCGACGCCTCGGTGGTGACCCGCGAGCTGCTGGAGAGGGCTGCCGACGACGAGAGGCTGCTGGCGCTCGCGGAAGGCGTGGACGTGCGCCTGGTGCTCGACACCTCCGTCCTGGCCGAGCCCTGGGCGCTGGACCGTCTGGAGCGGGCGGACGCCCACGGGTATGCCGCACGCGTCGGCAACGGCGTCCCGTTCGGGGTCCTGGTCTGTGACGACGAGTCGGTGCTGGTGGACATCAGCGCCCACGACCCCGACGGGTACGGCTCGCTGGCCCTGCGCCGGGAACCCGCCCGGCAGGCGGTCACCCGGCTGTTCGAGGCGATCTGGGCCCTGTCCACCCCGTTCGGCCTCACCAGCAGGGCCCTCGACGCCAGGGGTGAGGGGCCGGTGGCGCCGCTGGACGACCGGGACACGAAGGTGCTGGCCCTGCTGTCCATCGGCGCCTCGGACAAGGTCATCGCCCGCCAGATCGGCGCCTCCGTACGCACCGTCGAGCGGCGGATCCGCTACCTCATGGACCACCTGGGCGCGGCCACCCGCTTCCAGGCCGGTGTCCAGGCGGTGCGCCGAGGCTGGGTCTGA
- a CDS encoding DNA polymerase III subunit gamma and tau has product MSTALYRRYRPESFADVIGQEHVTEPLMQALRTGRVNHAYLFSGPRGCGKTTSARILARCLNCEKGPTPEPCGTCESCVALARDGAGAVDVIEIDAASHGRVDDTRELRERAAFGPAQSRFKIYIIDEAHMVSREGFNSLLKIVEEPPPHVMFIFATTEPEKVLATIRSRTHHYPFHLVPPQRLTGYLEQLCTQEGVRLEPGVLSFVTRAGGGSVRDSLSVLDQLISGAGQEGLTYERTAALLGFTDVELLDAVVDAVAAGDAATVFQQVDRVMESGQDPRRFVEDLLERYRDLIVLAAVGEHAGGLLPGLPEDQVERMRRQAQGYGPAGLSRAADLVARGLSEMAGAVSYRLMLELLAARLLLPAAAGEDGYGARLDRIERRLAAGPAADGQPTAAPVRGATPPGQGAGLGSALDARVQPAPVRPGSAPTEWPAASASSPATHAAPPRTAYSEPAPDSAAAAAPGPAPAPAGPPRPGDLDTAALRRHWPDIITAVREISRRTAGALESIQVVDYDGRRLLVGMPDERWIRHFMGTSNEEALRQGVLDALALDVRVEATVAGVDAPRPAESAGQAPHTRPPAQGAGDAGRPPSVPEPPDEFGEPPLDPDEPPPPVPEEPPGRSRIPSAPPAAPAGVQVPGGDTPPRGRLRTRGGQPTPPSAQPPASSPPVRVRGRGGAASEAQGGSGRAGEPTMAEQLGATGSRAPADAGPDWAQTARSSSAPAWATQDAESPSSAPEIDTGPDAGARRSPQGSPTAREQEEVARQAERPTDGQLHPEVRTGPPSAGGPDPQEREAVRARRGPAAVDEYSDAPSDDDEDLSTSGAVGQPVIETVLGGTVIEINDEPVA; this is encoded by the coding sequence GTGAGCACCGCCCTGTACCGCCGCTACCGGCCCGAGTCGTTCGCCGACGTCATCGGCCAGGAGCACGTCACCGAGCCGTTGATGCAGGCGCTGCGCACGGGACGGGTCAACCATGCCTATCTCTTCTCCGGCCCGCGCGGGTGCGGCAAGACCACCAGCGCTCGCATCCTGGCGCGGTGCCTCAACTGCGAGAAGGGGCCGACGCCGGAGCCGTGCGGCACCTGCGAGTCGTGCGTCGCCCTCGCCCGGGACGGGGCCGGGGCCGTCGACGTCATCGAGATCGACGCGGCCAGCCACGGGCGGGTCGACGACACCCGCGAGCTAAGGGAGCGGGCGGCCTTCGGGCCGGCCCAGTCCCGGTTCAAGATCTACATCATCGACGAGGCGCACATGGTCAGCCGCGAGGGTTTCAACTCGCTGCTGAAGATCGTCGAGGAGCCGCCGCCCCATGTGATGTTCATCTTCGCCACGACCGAGCCGGAGAAGGTGCTGGCGACCATCCGGTCGCGGACCCACCACTACCCCTTCCACCTGGTGCCGCCGCAGCGGCTCACCGGCTACCTGGAGCAGCTGTGCACCCAGGAGGGGGTCCGGCTGGAGCCGGGGGTCCTCTCCTTCGTCACCCGGGCCGGAGGCGGGTCCGTGCGCGACTCGCTGTCGGTGCTGGACCAGCTCATCTCCGGGGCGGGTCAGGAAGGGCTGACCTACGAGCGCACGGCTGCCCTGCTGGGCTTCACCGACGTGGAGCTGCTCGACGCGGTCGTCGACGCGGTGGCGGCGGGGGACGCCGCCACCGTCTTCCAGCAGGTGGACCGGGTGATGGAGTCCGGTCAGGACCCGCGACGGTTCGTCGAGGACCTGCTGGAGCGCTATCGCGACCTCATCGTGCTGGCCGCCGTCGGCGAGCACGCCGGCGGCCTGCTTCCCGGCCTGCCCGAGGACCAGGTCGAGAGGATGCGCCGCCAGGCCCAGGGCTACGGCCCGGCCGGGCTGTCCCGGGCCGCCGACCTCGTCGCCCGCGGCTTGTCCGAGATGGCCGGGGCCGTCTCCTACCGGCTCATGCTCGAGCTGCTCGCGGCCCGGCTGCTCCTCCCCGCCGCTGCGGGTGAGGACGGGTATGGCGCCCGCCTGGACCGGATCGAGCGCCGCCTCGCCGCCGGGCCGGCCGCCGACGGGCAGCCGACCGCCGCCCCGGTCCGTGGCGCGACGCCGCCAGGGCAGGGGGCCGGGCTCGGCTCTGCCCTCGACGCGCGCGTGCAGCCCGCCCCGGTCAGGCCTGGGTCCGCGCCCACCGAGTGGCCGGCCGCCTCCGCGTCGTCGCCGGCCACACACGCCGCTCCGCCCCGGACTGCGTACTCCGAGCCCGCCCCCGACTCGGCCGCCGCCGCGGCACCTGGCCCGGCACCCGCCCCCGCCGGCCCGCCCCGACCGGGTGACCTGGACACGGCCGCCCTGCGCCGCCACTGGCCGGACATCATCACCGCGGTGCGGGAGATCAGCCGACGCACCGCCGGGGCGCTGGAGTCGATCCAGGTCGTCGACTACGACGGCCGCCGTCTGCTGGTCGGGATGCCCGACGAGCGGTGGATCAGGCACTTCATGGGCACCTCCAACGAGGAGGCGCTGCGCCAGGGGGTGCTGGACGCCCTGGCGCTGGACGTGCGGGTCGAGGCGACCGTCGCCGGCGTTGACGCGCCGCGGCCGGCAGAGAGTGCCGGGCAGGCTCCCCACACCCGCCCCCCGGCGCAGGGCGCGGGCGATGCGGGACGCCCACCGTCGGTCCCCGAGCCACCCGATGAGTTCGGCGAGCCACCCCTCGATCCCGACGAGCCGCCGCCGCCCGTACCTGAGGAGCCGCCGGGTCGGTCCAGGATTCCTTCGGCACCGCCTGCTGCACCAGCAGGTGTGCAGGTTCCAGGCGGCGACACCCCTCCTCGCGGCAGACTGCGCACGCGGGGCGGTCAGCCCACGCCCCCGTCCGCGCAACCTCCTGCCAGCAGCCCGCCGGTGCGCGTGCGTGGTCGCGGCGGGGCCGCGAGCGAGGCTCAGGGCGGGTCGGGCCGCGCGGGGGAGCCGACGATGGCCGAGCAGCTCGGCGCGACGGGTTCCCGCGCACCGGCCGACGCCGGCCCGGACTGGGCGCAGACCGCCCGCAGCTCCTCCGCACCGGCCTGGGCGACCCAGGACGCTGAGTCGCCGTCGTCGGCGCCAGAGATCGACACCGGCCCGGACGCCGGCGCACGTCGGTCCCCCCAGGGGTCGCCTACCGCCCGGGAGCAGGAGGAGGTGGCCCGGCAGGCGGAGCGCCCCACCGACGGCCAGCTGCACCCGGAGGTGCGCACTGGCCCCCCGAGCGCAGGCGGTCCGGACCCTCAGGAGCGGGAGGCGGTCAGGGCCAGGCGCGGACCGGCGGCCGTGGACGAGTACTCGGACGCGCCCAGCGACGACGACGAGGACCTCAGCACGTCCGGGGCAGTGGGACAGCCGGTCATCGAGACCGTCCTGGGCGGTACCGTCATCGAGATCAACGACGAGCCGGTCGCCTGA
- the recR gene encoding recombination mediator RecR: protein MYEGVVQDLIDELGRLPGVGPKGAQRIAFHLLTADPEDITRLAEALLQIREKISFCEVCGNVAEAQRCRICLDERRDPGVICVVEQSQDVAAIERTREFRGRYHVLGGAINPIGGVGPEDLRLRELVARLADGAVSEVIIATDPDLEGEATATYLTRLLAPYEEVTVSRLASGLPVGGDLEYADEVTLGRAFEGRRRVSGQTPSAATR, encoded by the coding sequence GTGTATGAAGGCGTGGTCCAGGACCTGATCGACGAGCTCGGACGGCTCCCCGGTGTCGGTCCCAAGGGTGCCCAGCGCATCGCCTTCCACCTGCTCACCGCGGACCCGGAGGACATCACCCGGCTGGCGGAGGCCCTGCTGCAGATCCGCGAGAAGATCAGCTTCTGCGAGGTGTGCGGCAACGTCGCGGAGGCGCAGCGCTGCCGGATCTGCCTGGACGAACGGCGCGACCCCGGGGTGATCTGCGTGGTCGAGCAGAGCCAGGACGTGGCCGCGATCGAGCGCACCCGCGAGTTCCGCGGTCGCTACCACGTGCTCGGCGGCGCCATCAACCCGATCGGCGGCGTCGGCCCCGAGGACCTGCGCCTGCGTGAGCTGGTCGCCCGCCTCGCGGACGGCGCGGTCAGCGAGGTCATCATCGCCACCGACCCGGACCTGGAGGGCGAGGCCACCGCGACCTACCTGACCCGGTTGCTCGCGCCCTACGAGGAGGTCACGGTGAGCCGGCTCGCCTCGGGCCTGCCCGTGGGTGGGGACCTGGAGTATGCCGACGAGGTCACCCTCGGCCGGGCGTTCGAGGGCCGCCGGCGGGTCTCCGGCCAGACCCCCTCGGCCGCCACTCGCTGA
- a CDS encoding TolB family protein, producing the protein MARHVLVPGLVSAALLLCGCTDGGGQGAETATATRGRTDAATGAGTGTDAGTATRPRTKTQEVAHSGCLVGQAVIGIHQVDLPDGSAEELLDQADFQAGHTATLQRGQAGEPLLHTAWLPLGPEPLTVRGYRLDGSGDGLPVDEYSWPGTELANRVRALAASPDGTHFAALIADGPSVYLEVVDRRTDEVVFSGRDRTDRTLGLVGDDLLWSQEHGLVYVADLGAAPADAAGGVVGVALEGLQEDTGQVTMSLLLGFDEETWRGGRPQHLALSADETQLAYAYVPEGTNSHPDITAQVWAGDLDGTSEPRQVTSGTLSLVGPAFSPDGQHVAVVEYASRGSRNVYVVDAQNSTPTEFRGRLDTEAVVVATDTRVDTLLGWLP; encoded by the coding sequence ATGGCCAGGCATGTCCTCGTACCGGGACTGGTGTCCGCGGCGCTGCTCCTGTGCGGCTGCACCGACGGCGGCGGACAGGGAGCGGAGACCGCCACCGCCACCCGGGGAAGGACGGATGCCGCGACCGGAGCCGGGACCGGCACCGACGCGGGCACCGCTACCCGGCCGAGGACGAAGACGCAGGAGGTGGCGCACTCCGGCTGCCTCGTCGGCCAGGCCGTCATCGGGATCCACCAGGTCGACCTGCCGGACGGGTCCGCCGAGGAGCTGCTCGACCAGGCCGACTTCCAGGCCGGCCACACCGCCACGCTCCAGCGCGGTCAGGCGGGAGAGCCGCTGCTGCATACCGCGTGGCTGCCCCTGGGGCCCGAGCCCCTCACCGTCCGCGGCTACCGCCTCGACGGGTCCGGGGACGGCTTGCCGGTCGACGAGTACTCCTGGCCAGGCACCGAGCTGGCCAACCGGGTGCGTGCCCTCGCGGCGAGCCCGGACGGGACCCACTTCGCGGCGCTCATCGCGGATGGGCCGTCCGTCTACCTCGAGGTGGTGGACCGCCGGACCGACGAGGTCGTCTTCAGCGGCCGTGACCGCACCGACCGGACGCTGGGTCTGGTGGGTGATGACCTGCTGTGGTCGCAGGAGCACGGCCTGGTCTACGTCGCCGATCTCGGCGCGGCTCCGGCAGATGCGGCCGGTGGCGTGGTCGGGGTCGCGCTCGAAGGGCTGCAGGAGGACACCGGGCAGGTCACCATGTCCCTGCTCCTCGGCTTCGACGAGGAGACGTGGAGGGGCGGCCGGCCACAGCACCTGGCTCTGAGCGCCGACGAGACCCAGCTGGCCTACGCCTACGTCCCGGAAGGCACCAACTCGCACCCGGACATCACCGCCCAGGTCTGGGCGGGCGACCTGGACGGCACCAGCGAGCCCAGGCAGGTCACCTCCGGCACGCTCAGCCTCGTCGGCCCGGCCTTCTCCCCGGACGGGCAGCACGTGGCCGTGGTCGAGTACGCCTCCCGCGGCAGCCGCAACGTCTACGTCGTCGACGCGCAGAACTCGACCCCGACCGAGTTCCGGGGACGGCTGGACACAGAGGCCGTGGTCGTGGCGACCGACACGAGGGTGGACACGCTGCTGGGCTGGCTGCCCTAG
- a CDS encoding monovalent cation/H+ antiporter complex subunit F: MTWIATLAIGILAVAAVLGVVRLYTARDDASVAAVSDLIYFCGIGMVCLGAVLVGSSITMDVLAIGSLLGILATVALSRILTRGRR, encoded by the coding sequence GTGACCTGGATCGCCACCCTCGCCATCGGGATCCTCGCCGTGGCCGCGGTCCTCGGTGTGGTCCGCCTCTACACCGCCCGCGACGACGCCAGCGTCGCGGCCGTCAGCGACCTGATCTACTTCTGCGGGATCGGGATGGTCTGCCTCGGCGCGGTGCTCGTCGGCTCCTCGATCACCATGGACGTGCTGGCCATCGGCTCGCTGCTGGGCATCCTGGCCACCGTGGCCCTGTCCCGCATCCTGACGAGGGGGCGGCGCTGA
- a CDS encoding HAD family hydrolase codes for MSRSAVLFDFDGTLADTIPLIVASYRHTLTAPDQPAPTEAVIRSWIGRPLLETLEAHRPGEGALLVDRYREHSTAHHDTLIAVVPGAADLVTALQERQVPVGVVSSKRADMVRHGMRVTELPHVDVVVGLLETTAHKPDPAPLLEGARRLGIDPADCVYVGDAVVDVQAAHAAGMAAVAVTWGAGEEDALRALAPDAVARDVDELRTALTGLLELDGGSSAPTS; via the coding sequence ATGAGCAGGAGCGCGGTCCTCTTCGACTTCGACGGGACGCTGGCGGACACCATCCCGCTCATCGTCGCCTCCTACCGGCACACCCTCACCGCGCCGGACCAGCCGGCACCGACGGAGGCGGTGATCCGCAGCTGGATCGGGCGTCCGCTGCTGGAGACTCTCGAGGCGCACCGGCCCGGGGAGGGTGCCCTCCTCGTCGACCGCTACCGCGAGCACAGCACCGCCCACCACGACACCCTGATCGCCGTCGTTCCCGGCGCCGCCGACCTGGTCACCGCACTGCAGGAGCGGCAGGTCCCGGTCGGCGTCGTCTCCTCCAAGCGCGCCGACATGGTCCGCCACGGCATGCGGGTCACCGAGCTGCCGCACGTCGACGTCGTCGTGGGGCTGCTGGAGACGACCGCGCACAAGCCCGACCCGGCACCCCTGCTGGAGGGTGCCCGTCGGCTCGGCATCGACCCCGCAGACTGCGTCTACGTCGGTGACGCCGTCGTCGACGTGCAGGCGGCGCACGCCGCCGGGATGGCCGCGGTCGCCGTCACCTGGGGCGCCGGCGAGGAGGACGCCCTGCGGGCGCTGGCCCCCGACGCCGTGGCGCGTGACGTGGACGAGCTCCGCACCGCGCTGACGGGCCTGCTGGAGCTCGACGGAGGATCCTCCGCCCCGACATCATGA
- a CDS encoding lysophospholipid acyltransferase family protein, with protein sequence MIYELLHPIVTPLATVIWRPEVVGTEHVPAQGPVILASNHLSFVDSVVIPLTAPRQVAFLAKAEYFTGTGIRGWISREWFQGVGSIPVDRDDTRAAQKSLDLALAHLLEGGAFGIYPEGTRSRDGRLYRGRTGMAWLALQAQCPIVPVALSGTRDIMPVGSKLPRRAKVRVEFGAPIEVAGRFGGMPQGRARRELTDEVMAAILAMSGQEWAGEYNQRAPETPA encoded by the coding sequence ATGATCTACGAGCTGCTCCACCCCATCGTCACCCCGCTGGCCACGGTCATCTGGCGACCCGAGGTCGTGGGCACCGAGCACGTCCCTGCGCAGGGTCCGGTGATCCTGGCCAGCAACCACCTGTCGTTCGTCGACAGCGTGGTCATCCCGCTCACGGCGCCGCGGCAGGTCGCCTTCCTCGCCAAGGCCGAGTACTTCACCGGCACCGGCATCAGGGGCTGGATCAGCCGCGAGTGGTTCCAGGGGGTCGGCTCCATCCCGGTGGACCGGGACGACACCCGCGCCGCCCAGAAGTCGCTGGACCTGGCCCTGGCCCACCTGCTCGAGGGCGGCGCCTTCGGCATCTACCCCGAGGGCACCCGGTCCCGCGACGGCCGGCTCTACCGCGGGCGGACGGGCATGGCCTGGCTGGCGCTCCAGGCGCAGTGCCCGATCGTCCCGGTGGCCCTGTCGGGCACCCGGGACATCATGCCGGTGGGCTCCAAGCTGCCCCGGCGGGCCAAGGTCCGGGTCGAGTTCGGCGCCCCGATCGAGGTCGCGGGACGCTTCGGGGGTATGCCGCAAGGCCGGGCCCGCCGCGAGCTCACCGACGAGGTGATGGCCGCCATTCTCGCGATGAGCGGCCAGGAGTGGGCCGGCGAGTACAACCAGCGCGCCCCCGAGACCCCGGCATGA
- a CDS encoding cation:proton antiporter encodes MLVLIGLLCLTGAFFVLVSGIAMFKARDGLSRVNVLSAATGVGMPFLAIGVYLRVLQTDGFLWLDLVKLVIAILGFIIMSSVASNALTRAAYRSGAPIDPHTSPNALADESPDRRP; translated from the coding sequence ATGCTCGTGCTGATCGGTCTCCTGTGTCTCACCGGGGCGTTCTTCGTGCTGGTGAGCGGCATCGCGATGTTCAAGGCCCGCGACGGCCTCAGCAGGGTCAACGTCCTGTCCGCCGCCACTGGCGTCGGCATGCCCTTCCTCGCGATCGGCGTCTACCTGCGCGTCCTTCAGACCGACGGCTTCCTCTGGCTCGACCTGGTCAAGCTCGTCATCGCCATCCTGGGCTTTATCATCATGAGCTCGGTGGCCTCCAACGCCCTCACCCGTGCCGCCTACCGCTCCGGCGCCCCGATCGACCCCCATACCTCACCCAACGCCCTGGCCGACGAGTCGCCGGACCGGCGGCCCTAG
- a CDS encoding HelD family protein translates to MTATQGDVVAAEIAAEQAHVDKVYAELAKAAQRVELIHAEGMARGQTDRRGTGDPREEELAGLFERDALVYSAGKRRASLEQQHEGLVFGRLDLEHDVPDEQGQTREVRYVGRLGVRDDDYEPLVVDWRAPAAAPFYRATPVDPQGVIRRRVLRCRGEQVVGVEDDLMVAEAPDDVVVVGDGALMAALTRTRGARMRDIVATIQQHQDEAIRAPARGVTEITGGPGTGKTVVALHRAAYLLYSDRRRFEGGGVLVVGPSSAYTAYIERVLPSLGEDSVVLRSIGDVVAGVDATRLDPPDVAAVKGSLRIRQLLSRLAREPIPDAPTLLRTFVAGHAIRLEQSHLDRARRQVLRHHHRNSSYDAAVDTLARIAWEQVPQGEREEFIGRFTDSGDVEAFMRQWWRPLDPREVLLWLADEQAVRRLGVAPREAGLIAGSYQETLRTGAWSVADVALVDDLQARLGPMVDLPSEERGFYEIEELDDASQYGVAAIQLGDRDGARVAGDHAGLTHASAAQRLSQDPRERLLAGRIGEPEEYAHVLVDEAQDLSPMQWRMLGRRGRWASWTVVGDLAQASWDDLDEAARAREEAFGTLPRQAFHMDTNYRNAREIFELAARMIREHVPDADIPAAVRDTGVEPAEITVPADAMTDAVTEQVRSLMDEVDGQVAVIAPWSWHERLGPVVDGHGRGEDSRLLLIDPLSTKGLEYDATVVVDPDAIVAESPGGVRALYVVLTRAAHRTAILRLP, encoded by the coding sequence ATGACCGCGACCCAGGGCGACGTCGTCGCCGCCGAGATCGCGGCCGAGCAGGCGCACGTGGACAAGGTGTATGCCGAGCTGGCCAAGGCGGCGCAGCGCGTGGAGCTGATCCACGCGGAGGGGATGGCCAGGGGCCAGACCGACCGCCGGGGGACCGGGGACCCGCGTGAGGAGGAGCTCGCCGGGCTCTTCGAGCGGGATGCGCTGGTCTACTCCGCCGGCAAGCGCCGGGCCAGCCTGGAGCAGCAGCACGAAGGACTGGTCTTCGGCCGGCTCGACCTGGAGCACGACGTCCCGGACGAGCAGGGGCAGACCCGGGAGGTGCGCTACGTCGGGCGCCTCGGGGTGCGGGACGACGACTACGAGCCGCTCGTCGTGGACTGGCGGGCGCCTGCGGCCGCGCCCTTCTACCGCGCCACCCCCGTGGACCCCCAGGGCGTGATCCGTCGGCGGGTGCTGCGCTGCCGCGGGGAGCAGGTGGTGGGGGTCGAGGACGACCTCATGGTCGCCGAGGCCCCGGACGACGTCGTGGTGGTCGGCGACGGTGCTCTCATGGCCGCCCTCACCCGGACCCGCGGGGCCCGGATGCGCGACATCGTGGCCACCATCCAGCAGCACCAGGACGAGGCGATCCGCGCCCCTGCCCGCGGCGTCACCGAGATCACCGGGGGACCGGGCACGGGCAAGACGGTCGTGGCCCTGCACCGGGCGGCATACCTGCTCTACTCGGACCGCCGGCGCTTCGAGGGCGGCGGGGTCCTCGTCGTCGGTCCCTCGTCGGCCTACACCGCCTACATCGAGCGGGTCCTGCCCTCCCTGGGTGAGGACTCGGTCGTGCTGCGCTCGATCGGTGACGTGGTCGCGGGGGTCGACGCCACCCGCCTGGACCCGCCCGACGTCGCCGCAGTCAAGGGCAGCCTGCGCATCCGGCAGCTGCTCTCGCGGCTGGCCCGCGAGCCCATCCCCGACGCGCCGACCCTGCTGCGCACCTTCGTCGCCGGCCACGCGATCCGGCTGGAGCAGTCCCACCTCGACCGTGCCCGGCGTCAGGTGCTGCGCCATCACCATCGCAACTCCTCCTACGACGCGGCCGTCGACACCCTTGCCCGCATCGCCTGGGAGCAGGTCCCGCAGGGGGAGCGCGAGGAGTTCATCGGCCGGTTCACCGACTCCGGCGACGTCGAGGCGTTCATGCGGCAGTGGTGGCGTCCGCTGGACCCGCGCGAGGTGCTCCTGTGGCTCGCGGACGAGCAGGCCGTCCGGCGGCTCGGGGTTGCCCCGCGGGAGGCCGGGCTGATCGCCGGCTCCTACCAGGAGACGCTGCGCACCGGCGCGTGGAGCGTGGCGGACGTCGCGCTCGTCGACGACCTGCAGGCCCGGCTGGGACCGATGGTGGACCTGCCCAGCGAGGAGCGGGGTTTCTACGAGATCGAGGAGCTGGACGACGCCTCGCAGTACGGCGTCGCGGCCATCCAGCTGGGTGACCGCGACGGCGCGCGCGTGGCCGGTGACCACGCCGGGCTCACCCACGCCTCGGCGGCGCAACGGCTCTCGCAGGATCCGCGGGAGCGGCTGCTGGCCGGCCGGATCGGCGAGCCCGAGGAGTACGCCCACGTCCTGGTGGACGAGGCGCAGGACCTCTCGCCCATGCAGTGGCGGATGCTCGGCCGTCGCGGCCGGTGGGCCTCCTGGACCGTGGTCGGCGACCTGGCCCAGGCGTCGTGGGACGACCTGGACGAGGCCGCGCGGGCCCGCGAGGAGGCGTTCGGCACGCTGCCCCGGCAGGCCTTCCACATGGACACCAACTACCGCAACGCGCGGGAGATCTTCGAGCTGGCGGCCCGGATGATCCGGGAGCACGTGCCGGACGCCGACATCCCCGCAGCCGTCCGCGACACGGGCGTCGAGCCCGCCGAGATCACGGTCCCGGCCGACGCGATGACGGACGCGGTCACCGAGCAGGTGCGCAGCCTGATGGACGAGGTGGACGGCCAGGTCGCCGTCATCGCGCCCTGGTCCTGGCACGAGCGGCTGGGTCCGGTCGTCGACGGCCATGGCCGGGGCGAGGACTCGCGTCTTCTGCTCATCGACCCGCTGTCGACCAAGGGCCTGGAGTACGACGCGACCGTCGTCGTGGACCCCGACGCGATCGTCGCCGAGTCCCCCGGCGGTGTCCGGGCGCTGTATGTCGTGCTGACCCGCGCGGCGCACCGCACCGCCATCCTGCGTCTGCCGTGA
- a CDS encoding Na+/H+ antiporter subunit E, translating into MINPLRMVGYAAWIAKEIMVGAVDIAKDALTPGVAMDPAIVELPLRCRTDLEVSLMASSITITPGTVTLGVAPGDARHPPTLFVHAIYGSDPDEVLQGLRDMEDRLLAMTRGRMAERSPR; encoded by the coding sequence ATGATCAACCCACTACGCATGGTTGGGTATGCGGCCTGGATCGCCAAGGAGATCATGGTCGGCGCCGTGGACATCGCCAAGGACGCCCTGACCCCGGGCGTGGCCATGGACCCCGCGATCGTCGAGCTGCCGCTGCGCTGTCGCACCGACCTCGAGGTGAGCCTGATGGCCTCCTCGATCACCATCACCCCGGGCACCGTCACGTTGGGCGTGGCGCCCGGGGACGCACGCCACCCGCCCACTCTCTTCGTGCACGCGATCTACGGCTCCGACCCGGACGAGGTGCTGCAGGGGCTGCGCGACATGGAGGACCGGCTGCTGGCGATGACCCGCGGCCGGATGGCGGAGAGGAGCCCACGGTGA